One window of the Methyloprofundus sedimenti genome contains the following:
- a CDS encoding CRISPR-associated endonuclease Cas1 translates to MPNQCISSATTCLYGISEAAILAAVYAPAIGFIYTGKPLSFVYDIADLFKFDDIIPHAFKLTAKNYRDPEREVRLMCRDIFRQSKILKKS, encoded by the coding sequence ATGCCAAATCAGTGCATCAGCTCAGCAACGACCTGTTTGTATGGTATTAGCGAAGCCGCAATATTGGCAGCAGTTTATGCGCCTGCTATTGGTTTTATTTATACAGGTAAACCGCTCTCTTTTGTCTATGATATTGCCGATCTGTTTAAATTTGATGATATTATTCCGCATGCTTTTAAACTTACCGCTAAAAATTATCGTGATCCAGAGCGAGAAGTGCGCTTAATGTGTCGCGATATTTTCCGGCAATCGAAAATTCTTAAAAAATCATGA
- a CDS encoding CRISPR-associated endonuclease Cas1, with the protein MNTHLKVVRKMYEIRIGEKPPERRSIEQLHGIEGSRVKKAYQILTKQSSVTWSGSNYDRNN; encoded by the coding sequence ATGAATACACATTTAAAAGTTGTGCGTAAAATGTATGAAATACGTATTGGAGAAAAGCCGCCCGAAAGACGTAGTATCGAACAATTGCACGGCATTGAAGGCTCAAGAGTCAAGAAAGCTTATCAAATATTGACTAAACAATCTAGTGTAACCTGGAGCGGCAGTAACTATGACCGTAACAATTAG